The Mustela erminea isolate mMusErm1 chromosome 6, mMusErm1.Pri, whole genome shotgun sequence genome includes a region encoding these proteins:
- the RTL6 gene encoding retrotransposon Gag-like protein 6 has protein sequence MVQPQTSKAENPASAASTNAQMDDVIDTLTSLRLTNSALRREASTLRAEKANLTNMLESVMAELTLLRTRARIPGALQITPPISAITSNGTRPMTTPPTSLPEPFSGDPGQLAGFLMQMDRFMIFQASRFPGEAERVAFLVSRLTGEAEKWAIPHMQPDSPLRNNYQGFLAELRRTYKSPLRHARRAQIRKTSASNRAVRERQMLCRQLAATGTGPCPVHPASSGTSPAPALPTRARNL, from the coding sequence ATGGTTCAACCCCAGACATCGAAAGCCGAGAACCCGGCCTCTGCAGCATCTACTAATGCCCAAATGGATGACGTCATCGACACCCTGACCTCCTTGCGCCTCACCAACTCCGCGCTGAGGCGGGAGGCCTCGACCCTGCGGGCGGAGAAGGCCAATCTTACCAACATGCTGGAGAGCGTGATGGCAGAGCTGACCTTGCTGCGCACCAGGGCCCGGATTCCGGGGGCGCTGCAGATCACCCCGCCCATCTCAGCAATTACCTCCAATGGGACCCGACCCATGACCACGCCTCCAACCTCCCTGCCCGAGCCCTTCTCTGGAGACCCCGGCCAGCTGGCAGGGTTCTTGATGCAAATGGACAGGTTCATGATCTTCCAGGCCTCCCGCTTCCCCGGTGAGGCTGAGCGAGTGGCGTTCCTGGTGTCCCGGCTcactggggaggcagagaagtGGGCGATCCCCCACATGCAGCCTGACAGCCCCTTGCGAAACAACTATCAGGGATTCCTGGCAGAGTTGCGGAGAACCTACAAGTCTCCACTGCGGCACGCGCGGCGCGCGCAGATCAGGAAGACTTCTGCCTCTAACCGGGCCGTGCGCGAGCGGCAGATGCTCTGTCGCCAGCTGGCTGCCACGGGCACAGGGCCTTGCCCCGTGCATCCAGCCTCCAGTGGGACTAGTCCAGCTCCGGCTCTGCCCACGCGAGCACGGAACCTTTAA